A window from Candidatus Rickettsiella viridis encodes these proteins:
- the cysQ gene encoding 3'(2'),5'-bisphosphate nucleotidase CysQ translates to MNSLLSNIVSLAKQAGKQILSIYHSDFTVEYKADKSPVTAADMAAHQTIYQGLKQITPEIPILSEELTTTDFAERRHWQRYWLIDPLDGTKEFLEKNGEFTINIALIENHVPTLGVIYAPAFDFCYFAGADQGAFKQMAEQEAALLQTSSWKKDSSIIIAISRRHGTDSLQHFLAQFPALNLLRCGSALKFCWLAEGFADVYPRFSPTSEWDTAAGQCILKEAGGTLIDSQGQILRYNTKPSLRNTAFLAVGDKSHAWANYFVYTLRT, encoded by the coding sequence ATGAACTCTTTACTTTCTAATATTGTTTCTCTCGCTAAACAAGCGGGGAAGCAGATACTTAGCATTTATCATAGTGATTTTACAGTAGAATATAAAGCAGATAAGTCGCCCGTAACAGCGGCTGATATGGCTGCCCATCAAACTATTTACCAAGGGTTAAAACAGATAACCCCCGAAATACCTATTCTTTCAGAGGAATTAACCACAACTGATTTTGCAGAGCGTCGGCACTGGCAGCGATACTGGTTAATTGACCCTCTGGATGGCACTAAAGAATTCCTAGAAAAAAACGGCGAATTTACGATAAATATTGCTTTAATTGAGAATCATGTGCCTACGCTCGGCGTCATTTATGCGCCTGCATTTGATTTTTGCTATTTTGCCGGAGCGGATCAAGGTGCATTTAAACAAATGGCCGAACAAGAGGCCGCATTACTGCAAACTTCATCCTGGAAAAAAGATTCATCCATCATTATTGCGATAAGCCGTCGCCATGGAACAGACTCACTACAGCATTTTTTGGCCCAATTCCCCGCTTTAAATTTGCTGCGTTGTGGGAGCGCTTTAAAATTTTGTTGGTTAGCGGAAGGGTTTGCCGATGTTTATCCGCGTTTTAGTCCTACCAGTGAATGGGATACGGCGGCGGGTCAGTGTATCCTCAAGGAAGCGGGTGGTACCCTTATTGATTCCCAAGGCCAGATATTACGTTATAATACCAAGCCTTCTTTGCGTAATACCGCATTTTTAGCGGTGGGTGATAAGTCGCATGCTTGGGCCAATTATTTCGTTTATACTCTTCGCACTTGA
- a CDS encoding malate dehydrogenase — MLKKSITVAVTGAAGQIGYALLFRIASGQMFGPDQPVKLHLLELEKSLPALHGIAMELDDCAFPLLEKIVCTRQMHEAMQGANWAILVGSMPRRDGMERADLLKINGGIFAPQGKAINDYAADDVRTFVVGNPCNTNCLIAMHHAPDVPRDRFFAMTLLDENRARSQLAKKAGVSVQEVSQLAIWGNHSSTQYPDFYNAKISGKPVIETISDENWLRNDFISLVQKRGAAVIKARGASSAASAANAVVGSVYHLTHETKQDDYFSIAFCSKGEYGIDEDLIFSFPSQVDAKGRLTIVENIQHNAFGKEKLLLTLNELRAERDEIKKLGLIESKLGVS; from the coding sequence ATGCTAAAAAAATCCATCACGGTCGCAGTGACCGGTGCGGCAGGACAAATTGGTTATGCTTTATTGTTTCGTATTGCTTCAGGGCAGATGTTTGGGCCCGATCAGCCTGTTAAGCTCCATTTATTAGAATTAGAGAAAAGCCTTCCGGCATTGCATGGTATTGCAATGGAATTAGATGATTGCGCTTTTCCATTATTAGAAAAAATTGTTTGTACGCGTCAAATGCATGAAGCGATGCAAGGTGCGAATTGGGCTATTTTGGTCGGATCTATGCCGCGTAGAGACGGTATGGAGCGTGCAGACTTACTGAAAATAAATGGAGGCATTTTTGCACCGCAAGGTAAGGCTATTAATGATTATGCCGCCGATGATGTTAGAACATTCGTAGTGGGTAATCCTTGTAATACGAACTGTTTGATCGCCATGCACCATGCGCCGGATGTGCCTAGAGATCGTTTTTTTGCGATGACGTTGTTAGATGAAAATCGTGCACGATCGCAGCTTGCTAAAAAGGCAGGTGTATCTGTGCAAGAAGTCAGTCAGTTAGCTATTTGGGGTAATCATTCTTCAACACAATACCCTGATTTTTATAATGCGAAAATTAGTGGTAAGCCTGTTATTGAAACTATTTCAGACGAAAACTGGCTACGAAATGATTTTATTTCTTTAGTGCAAAAGCGCGGTGCAGCAGTTATAAAAGCACGTGGTGCATCCTCTGCGGCATCAGCGGCGAATGCAGTGGTCGGAAGTGTTTATCATTTGACACACGAAACGAAACAGGATGATTATTTCTCAATCGCTTTTTGTTCTAAAGGCGAATACGGCATTGATGAGGATTTGATATTTTCTTTTCCTAGCCAGGTGGATGCTAAAGGCCGATTAACAATAGTGGAAAATATTCAACATAATGCGTTTGGAAAAGAAAAGCTACTGTTAACATTAAATGAATTACGTGCCGAAAGAGATGAGATAAAGAAATTAGGATTGATTGAATCTAAGTTGGGTGTTAGTTAA
- a CDS encoding MlaA family lipoprotein: MLKRLGFCLLLLVALPAFAEDASNDPYENYNRHAFKLNQTLDTIFLKPVATVYKTVLPWPVTKGISNFFNNLGQVPAIINDLLQADFYTATQDTWRLLINTTVGIGGFVDVASHINLPAHSQDFGLTLAKWGYRSSAYFVVPILGPSTVRDAISWPVNYGVFSVYPYINDISWRNGLAAGGFVNTRAQLLDFDQTIKQVSFDPYVFQRNAYLQRRNYLIKQNSHLVNTSDDKDDDDDDDDADIE, translated from the coding sequence ATGCTTAAACGGTTAGGATTTTGCTTACTATTATTAGTCGCTTTGCCGGCGTTTGCAGAAGATGCAAGTAATGATCCGTATGAAAACTACAATCGCCATGCTTTTAAACTGAATCAGACTTTAGACACTATTTTTTTAAAGCCAGTTGCTACGGTATATAAAACTGTTTTGCCATGGCCGGTAACAAAAGGCATTAGTAATTTTTTTAATAATTTAGGGCAAGTGCCTGCTATTATTAATGACTTATTACAAGCTGATTTTTATACTGCAACGCAAGATACATGGCGGTTATTGATTAATACAACGGTAGGCATAGGTGGATTTGTTGATGTAGCAAGCCACATTAACTTGCCTGCGCACTCCCAGGATTTTGGTTTGACCCTAGCAAAATGGGGTTATCGATCATCTGCTTATTTTGTGGTACCGATTTTAGGCCCGAGTACTGTGCGTGATGCGATTTCATGGCCAGTAAATTACGGTGTTTTTTCCGTCTATCCTTATATCAATGATATATCATGGCGTAATGGGTTAGCAGCCGGAGGCTTTGTTAATACGAGAGCACAACTGTTAGATTTTGACCAAACCATTAAGCAAGTATCCTTTGACCCCTATGTTTTCCAACGTAATGCGTATTTACAGCGAAGAAATTATTTAATTAAGCAGAATAGTCATTTAGTGAATACTTCTGACGATAAGGATGACGATGACGATGATGATGACGCTGATATTGAATAG
- the trxB gene encoding thioredoxin-disulfide reductase: MNKAQKHRLIILGSGPAGYTAAIYAARANLNPLVITGMQQGGQLMTTTDVDNWPGDVEGLQGPALMERMLKHAERFKSQMVFDQINTVDLSKKPFILKGDQATYHCDALIIATGASARYLGLDSETEFTGKGVSACATCDGFFYKGQKVAVVGGGNTAVEEALYMANIAEHVMLIHRRDSFRSEKILIDKLMAKVKAGKITLVLDSVVEAIVGDEQGVNGVKIKNVKTQALSQLAVHGVFIAIGHTPNTALFQDQLKMEKGYILVKGGSQGAATATNIHGVFAAGDVADSVYRQAVTSAGTGCMAALDAEKYLDECAN, encoded by the coding sequence ATGAATAAAGCTCAAAAACATCGTTTAATTATTTTAGGTTCGGGGCCTGCGGGCTATACAGCTGCTATTTATGCGGCGCGTGCTAATTTAAATCCTCTTGTTATTACAGGCATGCAACAAGGCGGTCAATTAATGACCACCACAGATGTTGATAATTGGCCGGGCGATGTAGAAGGCTTGCAAGGGCCTGCACTTATGGAGCGTATGTTAAAGCATGCTGAGCGATTTAAAAGCCAAATGGTATTTGATCAAATTAATACGGTTGATCTCTCCAAAAAGCCTTTTATTTTAAAAGGGGATCAAGCTACTTATCATTGTGATGCTTTGATCATTGCTACGGGTGCTTCAGCTAGATATTTAGGTTTAGATTCAGAAACAGAATTTACGGGCAAAGGTGTTTCAGCGTGTGCTACCTGTGACGGTTTTTTTTATAAAGGTCAAAAAGTAGCAGTTGTTGGTGGCGGTAATACAGCAGTTGAAGAAGCACTCTATATGGCAAATATTGCAGAACATGTGATGCTTATCCATAGGAGAGATTCGTTTCGCTCTGAAAAGATTTTAATTGATAAATTGATGGCTAAAGTAAAAGCGGGAAAGATCACATTAGTTTTAGATAGCGTTGTAGAAGCTATTGTAGGTGATGAACAAGGTGTTAATGGTGTCAAGATAAAAAATGTCAAAACACAAGCGTTAAGCCAATTAGCCGTACATGGTGTTTTTATTGCGATTGGGCATACACCCAATACGGCTTTATTCCAGGATCAATTAAAAATGGAAAAGGGTTATATCCTCGTTAAAGGAGGTAGCCAAGGTGCTGCCACGGCAACAAACATACACGGTGTTTTTGCTGCAGGTGATGTGGCGGATTCTGTTTACCGCCAAGCGGTGACTTCTGCAGGTACGGGCTGTATGGCCGCATTAGATGCAGAAAAATATTTAGACGAGTGCGCTAATTAA
- a CDS encoding RNA recognition motif domain-containing protein, with the protein MNKRLYVGGLSYGVDDDSLRELFQPHGDVKFVKVIRDFHSGRSKGFGFVEMNTPEEAKSAIDALNGSTHEGRSITVSEANPPDSSGGGNRGGARAGGGGSGGGYQQRRRSGGGMGGSGGGNGGGHRHREREEY; encoded by the coding sequence GTGAATAAAAGATTGTATGTAGGTGGTTTAAGCTATGGCGTCGATGACGATAGCTTAAGGGAGCTTTTTCAGCCACACGGTGATGTAAAGTTTGTTAAGGTCATTCGGGACTTCCATAGCGGACGTAGTAAAGGCTTTGGTTTTGTTGAGATGAATACGCCGGAAGAGGCAAAAAGTGCCATTGATGCTTTAAATGGTAGCACGCACGAAGGGCGTTCGATTACTGTTTCAGAAGCAAACCCACCTGATTCCAGTGGTGGCGGCAACCGTGGCGGCGCGCGCGCAGGCGGCGGCGGTTCTGGTGGCGGCTATCAACAACGACGTCGTTCAGGCGGCGGCATGGGTGGTTCAGGCGGCGGCAATGGCGGCGGTCATCGTCACCGGGAGCGCGAAGAGTATTAA
- a CDS encoding ComF family protein, translating to MDINTWIRIAKKELIYSILPFTCILCSEEAKRAIDLCLDCEKDLPWLGHVCIHCAAPLNIATNTICGTCLKKPFPFYKTCIPFSYRGAIRSLITGLKFQQRLLYATILGNLLAKQIRLSYQKEHFPHLIIPVPLHKKRLRQRGFNQVMEIARYINKTLNISIDYKSCLRIRNTLPQSELPANQRRTNVKNAFALQTQKNLLNQHIALLDDVMTTGHTLTELSRILYDAGVKRIDVWCCARTYLDNF from the coding sequence ATGGATATCAATACTTGGATAAGGATAGCAAAAAAAGAACTAATCTATAGTATTCTTCCCTTTACTTGCATTTTATGCAGTGAAGAAGCAAAACGAGCAATTGATTTATGTCTTGATTGTGAAAAAGACTTACCTTGGCTTGGCCATGTTTGTATTCACTGTGCCGCTCCTTTGAATATTGCAACAAACACTATTTGTGGTACCTGTTTAAAGAAGCCCTTCCCTTTTTATAAAACCTGCATTCCCTTCTCCTATAGGGGGGCAATAAGAAGCCTCATCACTGGATTGAAATTCCAACAACGCTTACTCTATGCAACAATTTTAGGAAATTTATTAGCTAAACAGATCCGTTTAAGCTATCAAAAAGAGCATTTTCCACACTTAATTATTCCTGTTCCCTTACACAAAAAACGTCTTCGTCAAAGGGGGTTTAATCAAGTTATGGAAATTGCGAGATACATCAATAAAACATTAAATATTTCTATCGATTATAAAAGCTGCCTGCGCATACGTAATACGCTGCCACAAAGTGAATTACCTGCTAACCAACGCCGTACTAACGTAAAAAATGCATTTGCACTACAAACACAAAAAAATCTATTAAACCAACATATTGCGTTGCTCGATGATGTGATGACCACAGGTCACACACTCACCGAGCTAAGTCGCATTTTATATGATGCAGGTGTAAAAAGAATAGATGTATGGTGTTGTGCACGCACTTATTTAGACAACTTTTAA
- the glmM gene encoding phosphoglucosamine mutase, with amino-acid sequence MTSPVRKYFGTDGIRGKVGDYPITPEFVLKLGWAIGRVLANGNNKVLIGKDTRISGYMFESALEAGLSAAGVDIYLLGPMPTPAIAYLTADLGAQAGIVISASHNPYVDNGIKFFSHEGTKLPDALECAIEAQLDNPLTTVEPAKLGRAHRIEDAKSRYVNFCKSTLPKNTNFNSFKIVLDCANGATYHIAPSLFSGLGADITVLGVTPNGLNINMDCGSTHLAMLQETVLAKKADIGIAFDGDGDRVLMVDHCGEIVDGDELLFLLAQHGVQTNTVQGGIVGTAMSNLGLEQALQKLGLDFVRAPVGDRYVNERLQATGWQLGGEASGHLISRNIIKTGDGIIIALQILVALQAAEQSLHAAKKGMQKFPQKLINISVKKPLLVAESATVKKAVAEAENKLSTRGRVLLRPSGTESVVRIMVEGEDAQQVQNIAEQLASIVKTV; translated from the coding sequence ATGACAAGTCCAGTCCGGAAGTACTTTGGAACCGACGGCATACGTGGCAAAGTGGGTGATTATCCTATTACTCCGGAATTTGTCCTAAAACTTGGCTGGGCAATTGGTCGAGTTTTAGCAAATGGAAATAATAAGGTCCTGATTGGCAAAGATACGCGTATTTCCGGCTACATGTTTGAATCTGCTTTAGAGGCTGGCTTATCTGCCGCTGGAGTTGATATATATCTTTTAGGCCCTATGCCAACCCCTGCCATTGCCTACTTAACCGCCGATTTAGGCGCTCAAGCAGGCATTGTTATCAGCGCATCACATAATCCTTATGTCGACAACGGTATAAAATTTTTTTCACACGAAGGAACTAAATTACCCGATGCTCTTGAATGCGCCATTGAAGCACAACTTGATAACCCTCTAACGACTGTTGAACCAGCCAAGTTAGGTAGAGCACATCGCATAGAAGATGCAAAATCTCGCTATGTTAACTTTTGTAAATCAACTTTGCCAAAAAATACTAACTTCAATTCATTTAAGATTGTTTTGGATTGCGCGAACGGTGCTACCTATCATATCGCACCTTCCTTATTTTCTGGGTTAGGTGCTGATATAACCGTTTTAGGTGTAACCCCAAATGGATTGAATATTAATATGGATTGCGGCTCTACTCACCTAGCCATGTTACAAGAAACTGTCTTAGCAAAAAAAGCAGATATAGGCATTGCTTTTGATGGCGATGGTGATCGGGTATTGATGGTAGACCATTGTGGTGAAATAGTGGATGGTGATGAACTACTCTTCCTACTTGCTCAGCATGGTGTTCAAACCAATACGGTTCAAGGCGGCATTGTAGGAACAGCGATGAGTAACCTAGGCTTAGAACAAGCGTTACAAAAATTAGGTCTGGATTTTGTTCGTGCACCCGTGGGTGACCGTTATGTTAATGAACGCTTACAAGCAACGGGTTGGCAACTGGGAGGCGAAGCATCAGGTCATCTTATCTCCCGAAACATCATTAAAACAGGTGATGGCATTATTATTGCGTTGCAAATATTAGTAGCGCTTCAAGCGGCAGAGCAATCACTTCATGCGGCTAAAAAAGGCATGCAAAAATTTCCACAAAAATTAATCAATATCTCAGTAAAAAAACCTTTATTGGTTGCTGAATCTGCGACGGTAAAAAAAGCTGTGGCAGAAGCAGAAAATAAGCTATCAACTCGAGGGCGTGTTCTTTTACGCCCATCAGGAACAGAATCAGTTGTTCGTATCATGGTAGAAGGCGAAGACGCTCAACAAGTCCAAAACATTGCGGAACAATTAGCTAGCATCGTTAAAACGGTATGA
- the glmS gene encoding glutamine--fructose-6-phosphate transaminase (isomerizing), with translation MCGIVAATAQRNVVPILLEGLKRLEYRGYDSAGIALLDSHHQLQRRRTVGKVESLEKAITPEALSGKIGIAHTRWATHGKPSEANAHPHMSGSDIALVHNGIIENYLSLRHDLKKAGYQFESETDTEIIAHLLDHHLKKTKDFLSAVLQTIQRLEGAFALVFLYSQEPDSLIAVRKGSPLVVGLSKDENFIASDHLALLPVTQQFVYLQEGDIAQISSGKVVFFDSKGQMVQRSPYRSTLQHDVIDKGKYRHFMEKEIFEQPEAASAALEGRISQTQVLDGICGFQAVDKLTSIRRVQIVACGTSYHAGLIARYWLESWVGLPCQVEIASEFRYHPTLVEPDTLFITLSQSGETADTLEALRQAKTKNYAATLTICNAPESAMVRESDFVLLTRAGPEIGVASTKAFTTQLTVLLLLTALLGRHHGWDKKREQEWVSQLRTLPKLLEETLLLDKPIKQLAKLFRDKSNALFIARGIHFPVALEGALKLKEISYIHAEAYPAGELKHGPLALVDNDMPVIALLPSNALIDKLRSTIQEVRARGGQVILFAQDPLESEKAQGCQTIVLPKTSDDIISPLIFTIPLQLLAYHVAVLKGTDVDQPRNLAKSVTVE, from the coding sequence ATGTGTGGGATCGTAGCAGCTACAGCGCAACGTAATGTTGTACCTATCCTTCTAGAAGGTTTAAAACGGCTTGAATATCGAGGCTATGATTCAGCCGGTATTGCGCTGCTTGATTCCCATCATCAACTACAGCGCCGCCGAACCGTAGGTAAAGTAGAGAGCTTAGAAAAAGCAATAACACCCGAAGCATTATCAGGAAAAATCGGTATTGCACATACACGTTGGGCTACCCATGGTAAGCCTAGTGAAGCGAATGCACACCCTCATATGTCAGGCTCCGATATCGCATTGGTCCATAATGGCATTATTGAAAATTACTTATCATTACGCCACGATTTGAAAAAAGCGGGCTATCAGTTTGAATCAGAAACAGATACTGAGATTATTGCGCATTTATTGGATCACCATCTTAAAAAAACCAAGGATTTTTTATCCGCTGTTTTGCAAACGATACAGCGATTAGAAGGTGCTTTTGCGCTGGTTTTTCTCTATAGCCAAGAACCCGATAGTTTGATTGCGGTGCGTAAAGGGAGTCCTTTAGTCGTTGGTTTAAGCAAGGATGAAAATTTTATTGCCTCTGATCACTTAGCCTTACTACCTGTTACCCAGCAATTTGTTTATCTACAGGAAGGGGATATCGCACAGATTTCTTCTGGTAAGGTGGTATTTTTTGACAGCAAAGGTCAGATGGTGCAGCGTTCGCCTTATCGCTCAACCTTACAGCATGATGTGATAGATAAAGGTAAATATCGCCATTTCATGGAAAAGGAGATTTTTGAACAGCCTGAAGCAGCCAGTGCGGCGTTAGAAGGGCGCATTTCTCAAACTCAGGTTTTAGATGGAATTTGTGGTTTTCAGGCAGTTGATAAGCTTACTAGTATTCGTCGAGTACAAATAGTGGCTTGTGGTACCAGTTATCATGCAGGGTTGATAGCAAGGTATTGGCTAGAAAGTTGGGTAGGACTTCCCTGCCAAGTTGAGATTGCAAGTGAGTTTCGTTATCACCCGACCTTAGTTGAACCAGATACTTTATTTATTACCTTGTCACAATCGGGAGAAACGGCAGATACCTTGGAAGCATTGCGACAAGCAAAAACTAAAAACTATGCCGCTACATTAACGATTTGTAATGCACCTGAAAGTGCCATGGTACGTGAGTCTGATTTTGTACTATTGACACGAGCAGGGCCCGAAATTGGTGTTGCTTCTACGAAAGCTTTTACGACACAACTGACGGTTTTGCTTTTGCTAACAGCACTTTTGGGGCGGCATCATGGTTGGGATAAAAAGCGAGAACAAGAGTGGGTTTCACAATTGCGTACATTACCGAAGCTTTTAGAAGAGACTTTGCTCTTAGACAAGCCAATTAAACAACTTGCTAAGTTATTTAGAGATAAATCAAACGCCTTATTTATTGCTCGAGGTATTCATTTTCCAGTGGCTTTAGAGGGGGCGCTTAAGCTAAAAGAAATTTCTTATATCCATGCAGAGGCTTATCCTGCAGGTGAGTTGAAACATGGACCACTTGCTTTAGTGGACAATGATATGCCGGTGATCGCATTGCTACCATCCAATGCTTTAATTGATAAATTGAGATCGACTATTCAAGAAGTGCGTGCGAGGGGTGGACAAGTTATTTTATTTGCACAAGATCCTTTAGAAAGTGAAAAAGCGCAGGGCTGTCAGACGATTGTATTACCAAAAACATCGGATGACATCATTAGTCCGTTAATTTTTACTATCCCATTACAGCTATTAGCTTATCATGTGGCTGTTCTAAAAGGGACAGACGTCGATCAACCGCGCAATCTTGCAAAATCAGTTACTGTGGAATAG
- a CDS encoding Dps family protein: protein MKETLNIGLTETKRKKTADGLIKLLANNYVLYLKTHNFHWNVVGSMFQPLHSLFEAQYIDLWNAADKIAERIRALGFFVPASYEDFAKLSKIKEAVGTKSVKAKSMISQLVGDQEIIIRLARELLPQIEETEDQVTVDLLSERMEVHEKNAWMLRSFLE from the coding sequence ATGAAAGAAACGCTCAATATCGGACTTACTGAGACAAAAAGGAAAAAAACGGCTGATGGGCTAATCAAGTTACTGGCTAATAATTATGTGTTGTATTTAAAAACACATAACTTTCATTGGAATGTAGTAGGCTCTATGTTTCAACCATTGCATAGCTTGTTTGAAGCACAATACATAGACCTTTGGAATGCCGCTGATAAAATCGCTGAACGTATACGTGCACTGGGGTTTTTTGTGCCAGCCAGTTATGAGGATTTTGCCAAGTTGAGTAAGATTAAAGAAGCGGTTGGGACAAAATCCGTAAAAGCCAAGTCAATGATTAGTCAGCTGGTGGGCGACCAAGAAATTATTATTCGTCTCGCACGAGAGTTATTGCCTCAGATAGAAGAAACTGAAGACCAAGTGACGGTCGATTTGCTTTCTGAGCGTATGGAAGTCCATGAGAAGAATGCTTGGATGTTACGTAGCTTTTTGGAGTAG